The DNA segment atccaaccatcatcctctgtcgtccccttctcctcctgccctcaatatttcccagcatcagggtcttttccaatgagtcagttcttcgcatcaggtggccaaaatattggagtttcagtttcagcatcagtccttccaatgaatattcaggactgatttcctttaggatggactggttggatctccttgcagtccaagggactctcaagtcttttccaaaaacacagttcaagagcatcaattctttcatgctcagctttctttatagtccagctcttacatccatacatgactactggaaaaaccatagccttgactagatggatctttgttgctaaagtaatatctttgcgttttaatatgctgtctaggttggccacagattttcttccaaggagcatctgtAGTCTTCAtcagcagtaattttggagcccccagaaataaagtctgtcagtgtttccattgtttgcccatttatttgccatgaagtgacgggaccagatgccatgatcttagttttctgaatgttgagtcttaagtcaactttttcacgcttctcttccactttcatcaagaggctctttcgttcttctttgctttctgccataacggtggtgtcatctgcatatctgaggttattgatatttcttccggcaatcttgattccagcttgtgcttcatccagtgcagcatttctcatgatgtactctgcatataagttaaataagcagggtgaccatatacagcattgatgtgctcctttctcgatttggaaccagtctgttgttccatatccagttctaactattgcttcttattctgcatacagatttctcagagggcaggtcaggtggtctggtattcccatctcttgaagaatttttcactgtttgttatgatccacacaagggctttggcatagtcaataaagcagaagtagatgattttttggaactctcttgctttttcgatgatccagtggatattggcaatttgatctctggttcctctgccttttctaaaccagcttgaacatctggaagttcatggtacacatactgttgaagcctagctcagagaatttttagcattacattgctagcctggagagatgagtacaattgtgcagtagtttgaacattctttggtgttgcctttctttgggattggaatgaaaactgaccttttccagtcctgtggccattgttgagttttccacatttgctgacatattgactgcagcactttctcagcatcctcttttaggatttaaatagctcaactggaattccatcacctccacgattgtttttcatagtgatgcttcctcaggcttacttgactttgcattccaagatgtctgctctaggtgagtgatcacactattgtgtttatctgggtcgtgaagatcttttttgtatagttctttgtattcttgccatctcttcttaacatcttctgcttctgttaggtccataccatttctgtcctttattgtgctcatctttgcatgaaatgtctcttggtatctctaattttcttgagatctcttgtctttcccattctattgttttcctctatttctttgcattgatcactaagaaAGGGTGGCAATTgcctacatgtaaaaaaaaaaaaatgacaaaatgactaggtttacatatttttatatctgaAGCTAAAAATTCCGTTGTCTCATCAATATTTAATCTTTGTAAAATCAAAGGCTAAATATTCATCTAGCCAGTCTCCCAACTCAGGAATATTTTTTCAACAACCCTAGCCCCATCTCTGAAACACTATCAAAGATAATAGGATCTCTGTTTCCCAGAAAGAGAGGGGGCTAACTTCCATTATTACAAGATTACAAATTGCCATGTCTACTAATTTTTGAGCAGATTGTATCCATTAAGCTGTATAAAAGAGAGCGATTTCTCTCCTTGCTTTGCAATCCCTTTAGCAAAATTGTCTGTGATGTTGTTCACATTCTGGTTTAACGCTTATTTAGTAATAAAGTTTTATGTTTTTACTCCCTTTGTGCAGAGGTTTTTCTGAATTGGGAGGTATTACTTTTAGCTATATTCCTACATTTTCTGAGGATCTATTACTATTTTTGTGGCTTTCCATCGATGTCTTGAATAATTCTGATAGAAGTCTCTCGgttcttaaacaaacaaaaacccccacagaaaaaaaatccttaaatattCAGTACATAATTTAATACTATCTTATATGTAGTGTTTTAGTATTTGTCTttagaaatatattattatatttatagccTGATTTCTTTTTGAGATTACCTTCTCTAAACCTGGACCACCAAATTTTGAATAATGAAGCCATTAAGATATTACCTATTTAACACTTAAGGTTTGTTCTCTCGTTTACATTTGTAATTAGGCACATATAATTGTGACAATTGTTCTGTTGTATATATTGTGCAATATTAGAAAAAAGAGGACAAATCAAAAACGGAAACTATACATCCCTAAATTAACCAAGTAAAATGTTATCAATGTAAATGTTTAACAGTTATACTTTTTAAGTTGGGTGGACCATACTTGCATGCATATAAAGGACACACTGCCAACAGTTTGTTCCTAAGTATAAATACCTTCTCATTGGGAGGCAACAATAGCAAATACTTACAGCATATATCAAAGGGGAAATGTCAATATCCTCACTATAATACCATATCTATACTGGGGATTCTATCCCACTCCATACTGATAATATTAATTACTATTATACATTGACCAGACTGATGGTTGCTGTTTTTCTTTACAGTTATCTCTAAGACCCCGCTACAAAatattgggtttcccttgtgactcagctgggaaagaatctgcctgcaatgtgggagacctgggttctatcactgggttggaaagatctcctggggaagggaaaggctacccacttcagtatcctggcctggagaattccatggactatagtctgtggggtcgcaaagagttggacacaattgagtgactttcgcAAATTATAGATCTGAAATAGAGGTTTTCAGAAGAAGCATCAaaagagcttaaaaaaataactgtacCTGATACTGTCAAGCTCTACTACAggatttctttaggattttccaaGCCATAttacaaattttagaaaaatatttaggtAACTGAACTTTTGATAAACTGTCAGGAATACTAacaatgtttttgaaaatataaaatacacgtTGCTGGGTTGTGTTTACAGAACAATACAGAAGAGTGATTGGATTTTGTTAAAACTCCTTTTTCATAGGAATGTGATTATTAACACAGGCTTAAAACTAAGCgtgaaagtgttactcgctcggtcgtgtctgattctttgcaaccccatagagagtaatctgccaggctcctccgtccatgggattttccaggcaagagtactggagtgagtagccattcccttctccaggggatcttcctgacccaggaattcaacccgaatttcctgcatctcctccgTAAACAAGAAGGAAGGCCTTCATCCCTTTGCACAACTGTGTCATATAAACAGACCAACttgttggttcagtggttaagaatctacctgtgcTTTAGAAATCCAAAagcaacaactactgagcccatgtgcagcaactaccGAAGACCACAAgccctagaacccgtgctccacaagagagtagccccagctctctgcaagtagagaaagcctgcatgcagtaacaaagactcagcacagccagtaataaataaaaataaatattttttaaaaagcagaccaAGTTGAACAAAAGATACAAATTTAAATGTTCTATTATATACCTATCAAAGAGTCTGGTCATGTTTGATCAAATTCTTGATCTTGGCTTCCTAAAcattttgaagtatttatttcttATACTATTTGCAGAGCTGTAGTTCTGCTGCAGAGGAAAAAGTGAAACTCAAAAGGTGCATTAAGTATTTTACATGATTCAGCAGTCATCCATCTCCTTGAACCCTTATTTTAAGCCTTAACTTACCCCATGTCTTTCTCCTTGTCTCAAGCtgtatgtttaaatttatttttaaaaaatcaggcatCTCCAgcattttaatttgatttgagTCTTTTTATGCCCTGGGAGAACTTGCCTCATAGTTTCATTGGAGGCTCCCAGGGCATCAAGGTAATTTCCCACAGGTTGGTGAGGGATCAAATATGGAAACAGGGAAAACACTAAAGATATTAAAGCAAGTAAACTAGGAGAGAGAAGATAGTCCTCCCACCAAGATGGGAGCATGGTGGTACTGAGAATTGatgtttccatatatattttgaaggaaaaatcaGGAAGATTTCTAGAAGAAATGAATGGAGAATGAAGTCATTATCAATTAAATCAGGGAGTGATTTAATGAAAGATTAGAAAGAGGGAATACCAAAGATTCTAGTATGGGCATATTAATTTTAGGATGTCAAACATCCATGTGAAGAAAGCAGTTAGGGGATAggaggaatttcctggcagtctggTAGTTACaattcagcactttcactgctgaagccctggtcagggaacaaagatagCACAAGTcacttgaccaaaaaaaaaaaaagacagaaaagaaagaaagaaattgaggtTATGTCTGTCTGGAGTTTAAGAGAGAAGCTGAGTTGGCAATATAAAGTTGGAAGTCATTGATATACAGATGGTATTTAAAGTCTGAGCTTGGTCAGATCTTCAAGAGGGTGAGTATAGAGCAAGAAGCAGTAAAAACTTAGGCCTGTATCCCCCAACATTAAGGGTCTGTGGAGAAGAGATGAACTAACAAAATATACAGAGCCTCTGATAAAATAGAACCAAGTGAAAAAAGCATATCAAAGAGAAATTATAGGATCAATTATGTCAGTGTTTCCAATAGATTAAGTAAAATGAAGATTAGCTATTGGCCATTGGATGTATCAATAGGAAAATGATTTTgatgattttatattatttactttctgtcttttttctaGTAGAAAAAAAGTGGGGACTTTTCCCCCTCCTAATGTCACCGGTGCCAAGTACAATGTCTGAAATCTAGCAGTTAttcaataattaataaataaattaattagttaattaacattccggagaaggcaatggtaacccactccagtactcttgcctggaaaatcccatggacagagaagcctggtaggctgcagtccatggggttactaagagtcagacacgactgagcatcttcactttcacttttcactttcttgcattggagaaggaaatggcaacccattccagtgttcttgcctggaaaatcccagggacaggggagcctggtgggctgccatctatggggttgcacagagtcagacacaactgaagcgacttagcagcagcagcagcagcagcaactaacaTTCCTGCTGCTGTCGACGGAGAGCTCTTCTTACTGACTGTCCTACAGTGTACTCACTAGGGTAGAGTCCTGAGCAAGCAATGGAACTGTGTTAAGCAATACATGCTAATTCTCAGGGCATTTAGtcacaatatatatttttctatttgtttaagtTTTAaagactatgttttttttttttaagggtattTTTCCTAGTATAGCTGGAAAGGAAAGCCAGGCTGTTTACCTAGGTTTCTGATGCCTCGATTCTATAACCACTGAACCTAGCAGATGTTTATAGCAAGATCTTTCTATGCAACAAACTTTAATTCATTGACCACAAATAAAATAAACCCTTGAATTTGAACTCAATCCTCTCTTGGGAGAAAGGTAAGAACTTGAATTCCTGGACAAGACCTCTCATCGCAACAAAGAAAGACTGATGCTTTATCTCTTAATTTGGGTCTGAACCTTGGGGCTGAGAGTTCCACAGCCTTTGATTGTATTCTCTTAAAGTTGAAACTGAtgaaaaaatgatattaaaaaccaaaatttGCCCTTAGATTTTAAAAGGCCTGTGGAACCAGGAGAAATGAGAGGTGCTGATAAGTTGTATTTGAGAAGACACAATCCCACAGATTCTAATAACTGGTCTAGGGAAACAtcagttattaatatttaaacaaaCAACTTTCTCATAGTAACTCTTATGTGCCTCCACATAAGAGAGAGATCTCATGCCCACATGATGTCTGGGTTCCTTTATGGCAAGTAAATTCTATGCCATTCAAAAAAAGTGAGATGAGGTTGATAGAAAGGGAGAACAGggagtaagagaaaaacaaaaattacagcAAACCTATCAGTTATGCTGTGATCATCCTTAGAAAGCTAAAGaaggctcctcctcctcccctttatTTACCACCCAGATTGTGAATGCAAATGAACAGAATGATATTGGAGAAATAATCAAAGTGATCCTTATTACTCAATTGTATACATGGAGAAGCTAAggcccagaaaaatatataacttaaaattCATTATCACTAAGGAACGGTGTAATACCAAATCATCTGCTCCTAATGATTATGCTTAAACTTTTCACCGTCTTGCACCCCTTTAGTTGATTTCAATAGTAAAATCACAGTAAGttggacagagaaaaacaaatatcgagtattaactcatatatatggaatctagaaagatggtactgatggacctatttgcaggacagcaatAGAGACGCAGacctagagaacagatttgtggacacagtgagggaaggagagggtgggatgaattgattagtgttgaaacatacacatttagttcagttcagttcagtcgctcagtcgtgtctgactctttgcgaccccatgaatcgcagcacgccaggcctccctgtccatcaccaactcccggagttcactcagactcatgtccatcgagtcagtgatgccatccagccatctcatcctctgtcgtccccttctcctcctgcccccaatccctcccagcatcagtcttttccaatgagtcaactcttcgcatgaggtggccaaagtactgaaatttcagctttagcatcattccttccaaagcaatcccagggctgatctcctgtagaatggactggttggatctccttgcagttcaaaggactctcaagagttcaacaccacagttcaaaagcatcaattcttcggcgctcagctttcttcacagtccaactctcacatccatacatgaacactggaaaaataatagccttgactagacagatctttattggcaaagtgatgtctctgcttttcaatatgccatctaggttggtcataacttttcttccaaggagtaagtgtcttttaatttcatggttgcaatcaccatctgcagtgattttggagccccccaaaattaagtctgacactgtttccactgtttccccatctatttgccatgaagtgatgggaccaaatgccatgatcttacttttctgaatcttgagctttaagccaactttttcactctcctctttcatcaggaggctttttagttcctcttcactttctgccataaggtggtgtcatctgcatatctcaggttattgatatttctcccggcaatcttgattccagcttgtgcatcttccagcccagcgtttctcatgatgtactctgcatataagttaaataagcagggtggcagtacacagccttgacgtactccttttcttatttggaaccagtctgttgttccatgtccagttctaactgttgcttcctgacctgcatataggtttctcaagagacaggtcaggtggtctggtattcccatctctttcagaattttccacagtttattgtgatccacacagtcaaaggctttggcatagtcaatatggGTCTGCTTAGTGATGCCAAATCAGACTTTTCACAAGATGAAAATAAGTACATTTTTCATGAATATATTTACATTGGTGacctaaaaaattaagaaaaaatgtctAAATAAAACATTTGCACTGCATATGTGGGCCAGAAATTTTGTGCTTTTGCTTTATCTGAATCCATTACTATAACTGTCCCTTCTCAATTCTTACCACCAGTGGTATTCATTTCACCAAATACATAAACACCTAATGAGGACCAATTATGAACCtcgcctttaaaaaaaaaaaccaccaaaagtaaggtaaaaatattctttttaaactcTTAACTCACTTGATTTTATGAGTATACTAATTTCGTCTTCTCCCAGACTTCccttgtagtccagtggttaagaatccgcctgtcaatgcagggagcatgggcttgatccctggtcctgaaaGATTCCGCATGGCACGGGGCAACcgagcccaggtgccacaactccTCTAAAGCCCgcgagccacaactattgagccaagACGCTGCAACTACCGACAAGTGCCGGTGCCAGACTCGATTGTACTGTTAGTGTACGGCATGTTAATCGGAATTTTCAAAGTACCCTGCTCTTAATAGGGTGGCTTAAATACAAGAATTGTGTTCGGggttttttttgtaaataaaaaaattaaaggtacTTGGTATCAAACACTTTTATATTGACTAGCTACTCCATTAGCTAGTCATGCAACTTTAGGCCCCAACCAACCTAGTATGAATGTGTTAAGATAAAAGCTTGACGGGGCACGGGATACCGCTGTACAAGGTGGGACTTGGCGCGCACGCGCCCAGAAGCAGAAACAAGACGGCCTTTTAGACGAAAGTATTAAGTGTATTCTTCGCACTTGATGAAAACGAGAATTACAGCTCCTTACAAGGGCAattgggaagccctgaaaagggCCTTTTGTTACGTGAATGGAAACAAAATGAACACTCAGCCGCCGAAACCGTAGAGAGTGCGGCCCTGACGCTTGAGCGCATAAACCACGTCCATGGCGGTGACAGTCTTGCGCTTCGCGTGCTCGGTGTAAGTGACCGCGTCGCGGATCACGTTCTCCAAGAACACCTTCAGCACCCCGCGGGTCTCCTCGTAGATGAGCCCGGAGATGCGCTTCACACCACCACGACGAGCCAGGCGCCGAATGGCAGGCTTGGTAATACCCTGGATGTTATCACGAAGAACTTTGCGGTGGCGCTTGGCGCCTCCTTTGCCCAGACCCTTTCCGCCTTTACCGCGACCAGACATAGCGATAGAGCTGAAGACCCGATAAAGCCTAACTTCGAAGCCTCGCGATGCAACTTTATACGTCTGTTAGCGGACCGAACTGAGAACCTGAAGAAAGGAGGAGGCGGGAAGTCACGCCCTAAGTGGGGGAGGGGAAttgggccaaaaagaaaaaaaaggaaaaaagaggccTTCTCTGTTCCTTTGTACTGTGGTAACTTGTTACCTTAATATTTAGAATTGATTTTGAATGAGAGCGAAAGCACGAATGTTgtggaaaatagagaaaagggGAAGTAATAAAGTAATAACTTGTTATCGCACCGCACACAGATCTCCCCTAGTAGCTAATTTGGTATTTTGGTAAGCAGATAAAAGCAGACTCCAAGAAAATGAATGCTATTCTATATATGGCCTTCTAAAACCTCTTTATACTGGTATATTTAAATCGACTCCCCTTGAGTTTTTAATAACAAGTTAATGTCTGCTTATTATTGCTTATGAATTTTCCATAGCGAAGTTTTAAACAGTTCTCTACCAATTCCTTAATCAGcaagatattttaatataatttttttcctgctcttgAAATACCACCTTTAACCTTCTTAGAACTAGTACTAAAATTCTGTTCTATTACAGTTTCTAAACAATCTATTTGTTACATTCAGAATTAATTTTGGGATAGATTATATTTTGTCTTTGATCAACTCTCCACCCAGCAAGATTTATGGATTTATTTCCCACTAAGAGTATCATCTTTAATGTAATCTCTGTAATATACTGAGAAAATTTGTCCTTCCTAGTGAGTTTCCATTAGAACGTTTTCAACATTGCAAAAtgtttcaagaaaaaagaaaagaaaactccttTGGGCTTTTCAGAggcaccaggctttcctgccaACATAGGGAAGGTGCATTGTTTCAAAAATAACTGAAGAGATGAAGGAAATTTTAAGTTTTCCAATTCTTCACTCTTAAACTGGCATAAGAGAAAGGACTCAGGATTATTTTTCAAACTGCTCTTTAGCCATCTACTACCTTTAACAATGCTTatcattttacagtttttttaTGGAAGGTGGTGGAGAAGCGTGGGGTAAACTGCAAAGAGAGGGATCTAGAAGAAAAcctaaaaaactgttaaaaactaTGCTGTCGCATGACGAGTCATCAAGTTCTGTTAATTCTCTATCTTAAAATTACTGTACATCCCAACTATAAAGGTTGAGATTTTAATAATGCACGAGGTTCTAGGGCAGCTTCAGCTTGGAGAGCAAGCACTCAAGACACACTGGTGGTGAAATTGGCCTCCTTCTCATCTAATATCTAAAACTACTAGATCCGCCTCTTCAATTTCAAACGCAGTAAGTAGAAAAGTAGTGAAAAGTTCCAACCAGGAGAGCCGTGAGCCACAGCGGGTTTCATGACCCCCGGAGAAGAGGATTTCGATCAAGGgtcagagacgaggcttgatcattTGAACCTTACgtgaaataaaactttattaacgtATAGAGGGATAAAAGAAGCTTctgacatcagaagggggcatgAGGAAGGGACAGAGTGACCCCCTTGctagctcttcagttcagttcagttcagttcagtcgctcagtcgtgtccgactctttgcgaccccatgaatcgcagcacgtcaggcctccctgtccatcacaagcaGTTAAAGAATCACCTCAAATCTGAGAGTTGCAATCAGGCCCCTTTTCCATAACAGGCATTTTGAGATAGCACTGGCATAAAGTGAGTCATCCCCTGCCATAAAACAATtaacatgaaatttaaagaaaggcAGGTTACCAGCAAATACACAGTTTAATTACCATAGCTTAAGAGAAATTTTCCTTGAGTAAGACAACGATGGTTTGTTGAGTCATTATCTGTTCAAGGTTTGAGCCTTAGGCTGAACCTACTTGAAGACAGGCAGATTCCAAGGCACATACATCGTTCGTTAACACAACTTAAGAAAAtgatttccataagaaaaacacattggttagctcaaggtttcgGAAAGTTTTAAGTTCAGGCAGAACCAGGTGTCATCTTGACAACACAAAAgaaaccttttaattttgtatagaggtggaaaaaaaagaaaagaaaaagtctgcCACTTGGAGTCTATTTCCTCCACTTGGGGACCCCTAGCCTTCCAGTTACCCTCCGTGTAGCTTATTGGTTATACTGCAAAGAACCAGTTCTATGTTAGAACTGTCTCTTTTGACTTGCTTCTTGTTATAATCATACATGAGCTGCCTCAGAGGATCCTGGCCCTCGGCCTGTTAAATTGCCTTTGTTCACGTCACAGATAATCTAAACCGCCCGCCTGTGGATGGCTACGAGAAGTAAGTTATTAATACATGCCTTCCCTGATGCTGGCCATTCCCAGAGATGGCCCTTTTTACTTCCTTATTGCCTCTCCCGCTTCTGCTTTCTGACTTTTCCAGATACCGAGATGGTTATtaagacattagtctgccatcatCTCGGTTTAGGCGGCTTTCTGAACCTGAACAGTTTGTTTCTGAGGCTCATTGGCCTAGTGAGGCGAGCAGCGAGTTTGGAGCCGGCAATGAACAAGACTCAGATGCCAGATAGCTTAATTGGAAGACCGTAACTGTAAGATCACAGAAAAACCCAGAAATGATTGTAATACCCTAGCTACTTACACTGCAACGATAGTTATCTTCAGATACTTTTGCAAAGTGAAACTTAAGCCTTtcatcaaggggaaaaaaaaaaaaactcatcatattgtaaaaacaaacaacctcTCAAACCAGTTATCAGTGGACAGGCCCTTTTATAGAAAAGGTAGGTGGCTCTGAAAAGAGCCTTTGGGTGAGAAGAAATCTGACTACTCTGCAACCAGTCCCTCACTTAGAGCTGGTGTACTTGGTGACCGCCTTGGTGCCCTCGGACACGGCGTGCTTAGCCAGCTCCCCAGGCAGCAGAAGACGCACGGCCGTCTGGATCTCCCTGGATGTAATGGTCGAGCGCTTGTTGTAATGAGCCAGGCGCGACGCCTCGCCAGCGATGCGCTCGAAGATGTCGTTGACGAAGGAGTTCATGATGCCCATGGCCTTAGACGAGATGCCGGTATCCGGGTGGACCTGCTTCAGCACCTTGTACACGTACACGGAGTAGCTCTCCTTGCGGCTGCGCTTGCGCTTCTTGCCGTCCTTCTTCTGCGCCTTGGTAACCGCCTTCTTGGAACCCTTCTTCGGGGCAGGAGCGGACTTCGCTGGCTCAGGCATGGTGAAGTACTGCAGTCACAGAACCACTATAGGAGTGAGAGCCGAAAGGCACCCTTTTAAGGACAAGGGTTTATGCAAATGAAGCGCGGTAGAGGTTTCTGGTGATTGGTGAGCCTTCTGTGTGACATCACAGCTCAGCTTCGCCCAATCAAGGTAGGCATTCTGCAGAGTCGCATTTCCATTGGTCTAAACAAAAGTAAAACGGTAGCCAATCGTACAGCTTTCTTTTCGCGCCCAGCGTGGGTTATAAACTTTCCGTTTCTGTATTCGCTTGTCATTCTCGAGGGTGATCGTTGATCCTGAGTCATGTCTGGACGTGGCAAACAAGGCGGTAAAGCTCGCGCCAAGGCCAAGACCCGCTCTTCGCGGGCAGGCCTCCAGTTCCCGGTCGGTCGAGTGCACCGCCTTCTCCGCAAG comes from the Capricornis sumatraensis isolate serow.1 chromosome 22, serow.2, whole genome shotgun sequence genome and includes:
- the LOC138069330 gene encoding histone H4, whose product is MSGRGKGGKGLGKGGAKRHRKVLRDNIQGITKPAIRRLARRGGVKRISGLIYEETRGVLKVFLENVIRDAVTYTEHAKRKTVTAMDVVYALKRQGRTLYGFGG
- the LOC138069327 gene encoding histone H2B type 1-C/E/F/G/I translates to MPEPAKSAPAPKKGSKKAVTKAQKKDGKKRKRSRKESYSVYVYKVLKQVHPDTGISSKAMGIMNSFVNDIFERIAGEASRLAHYNKRSTITSREIQTAVRLLLPGELAKHAVSEGTKAVTKYTSSK